A window of Loxodonta africana isolate mLoxAfr1 chromosome 3, mLoxAfr1.hap2, whole genome shotgun sequence genomic DNA:
TGGATTCTGGTGGGCTTGGGTATCATTTGTCTGTGGGTACAGAGGCAGCTGCGGCAGGCTGGCAGGCCTGAAAAGGGTTCCAGCTTCCCCAGGACTCAGAACAGTGCAGTTGGCTCGGCCCTACACATGGAATTGCAAAGCGAAACTAACATCATGGGTTGGGTGTCTGGCAGGGGGCACAGAGATGCCAGGCTGGTAGTCCAGCCCCGGCAGGCTTCTCCTTGGCCAAAAAGGGCAGTTGAATTGTGCCTGAGGAATGGCTGACCCCAGCTTGGTGTGGTGTCTGTCGTTCACTGTCCCAGGCCCTGGTCTGGTCTTGGGAGAGTCGGTTTATAGGATGAGGGCACGAAGCAGCTTCACCTTCCCTAAACACACTCACCTGGGGCAGGGGCCCAACTGTACCCTAAGTAACAGGCGGTCTGGTCCTAATACTGACCTGGAAAGGTCTGTGTGGTCACCTTCCTCCAACATCTCCCCAACTAGGGTCAGAAATTTAGGACAGGTGAACCAGGAAATCCCATCACTTCACCCCACAATCAACCCAGCCCTGGCAGTAAAGAGGACAGGACACAGCCCTGGGGTACATGTTTATGTGagtaataaaatatttactataacATAAATATAAAGGGAACTTCCCAGTCTACATTTTTTGCAATAAAGATACAAAGAGAATGCACCAAAACATTgttccaaaaaaataataaaaataaaataacaaaatttaaattcaaactGTAACAAACAGAACAAGACATGGAGAATAGGGGAAGCTCCAAACACATTCAGAAAATAAATAGAGATGGGTCAGAAATCCGGAAATCATATTAAAATGCCTTTTTCAGATTAGTTGTGTACAAAATCCTTTAGGATGGGGTGTGAAGGGGCAACCCAGAaagccaaaaataaaaaccaagcacAAAATGTTTCTTCTCCCCGCCAGTGTGTACATATCTCACATATTTACATGGTTCCCACCTCACCCCAAACTTGGGTAATTTCTCTCTTCACCTCCCTCAGCATCCCACATCTCAGGGGGTCAGCGGCCCGGAAAGGGAGCCGAGTGAAGTTGCAGGGAATCAGGCAGAAGGTTCTCAGGGAACGGCTGATTTCTACAGCTGGTTAAAACATCTCTCCAACTTTTCCAAGTTTCTTTTGCTAGTGGCCAGCAGGGCAGGGCCCCGCGgggagtgggagccctgctgtgCGGTGGTCAGTCTGCAGCGGGGCAAAAGCCCGTTCCCATCCGGGTGTGTGTGGGATCGCAGACCCCTCCGGCGTGGCCGGGAACCGAGCCGGGGCTCGGATAAAACGAAACGAAAAAACGAACActccaatgtttttgttttgcttttttgagGGAGGGTAGGGGAAGGTACCGGGAAAAATAAATTAGGCTAGATTAAAGCTTTGGCTATTTCCTGCTTTATACACAGACGCGGCTCTCGCGGCCTCCCCTCCAGGGCCCGGATAAATACAGTATACAGCGATTTAAATTAAGGGCGCGGGCGGAGTTAGAAGGACCCCAGGAACCAAGAGGCTCCGCGAATaaataaaaaccttaaaaaaccaaacccggacTAAGGTGAAAGGGGTGGGGTGCATCCTTAGGGGAGAGAAAAGGCGTGGAGCGAATAAAGTGACAGCCCCCCGCCCTTTACCCGCAAGCCCGGGAGTCCGCGCCGGGTAGAGGGGATGGGGAACTCTCCTCACTTCGTCCTCTCTCCCGAGGAATCCCTGACCCCGCACCGCGTTACCTGTCGCTGTGGGGAGGTCGCTGCCGGGATCCGGCCCCGAACAGCCCGGGGGGCAGGGGCGGGGATCGTCGAGGGGATGGGGATAGGGAGCAGGCGTCGGGCAGAGTGCCCGGGGTGAGTTGGCGCGTTCCGGATCTTCGCTCCTCTCCCCGAGTCTCGGGCGCCGCAGCTTATCGGCGAAGCTGTCTTCGCCGATCGCCGGAGAGGGTCGTCCGGGTGTTTGGTTTTGTTCGAAAGTTTCTGGGCTTTTTGTAAAATCCAAAGCAACCGAACAAAAAGAGTCCAGGCCGCGCGAGCGGGCTGCGTGCCCGCGCCTCGCTGCGCACCGGCGGGGGCCCGGCCCGCGGGGTCACTGCACCGAGCCGGGCAGtgtgtggtgatggtggtggtgcagGGCGGCAggcgggggcggcgggggtgcCGAGGGCGGCGATGCGCCACCCCCACCCGGCCCTAGCTCGCCGGGCGCATAAACGTCGTCCATGGGAGGGTGGCCGGTGCCGGCCGCCGGGGTCATGCGCTTCTCCTTCTGCCGCCGGTTGCAGAACCAGACGCGCACCACCTCCTTCTCCAGCTGCAGGCTGTCAGCCAGGCCCGTGATCTCGTGCGCCGAGGGCTTGGGGCACTTGAGAAAGTGGCTCTCGAGCGCGCCTTTGACCCCCACCTCGATGGACGTGCGCTTCTTGCGCTTGCGGCCCTGCGCCGCGATCTTGTCCAGGTTGGTGGGGCTGCCGCTGGACGAGTCGGTCTCCTCCAGCCACTTGTTGAGCAACGGCTTGAGCTTGCACATGTTCTTGAAGCTCAGCTGGAGGGCCTCGAAGCGGCATATCGTGGTCTGCGAGAACACGTTACCGTACAGTGTGCCCAGCGCCAGCCCCACGTCGGCTTGCGTGAAGCCCAGCTTGATGCGCCTCTGCTTGAATTGCTTGGCGAACTGCTCCAGGTCGTCCGAGCTGGGTGCGTCCTCGTCCGAGTGCTCGCCCACCGACGAACCGCCGCCGCCTGCGCCCGGGTGCAGGTGCGCCGCCGCCGCGTGCAGGCCGCCCGCGTGTGCGTGTCCGTGTGCGTGTCCGTGGGCGCCCAGgtgcggcggcggcgacggctcCAGCTGCGCCTCGTGGCCGTCCTCGTGCAGCGCGTGGTGCATGCCCGGTCCCGCAccgccgccgcccgccgccaGCATCCCCGccaggccgccgccgccgcccccagGGTAGGCCGCCTGCGCATACAGCCCGAGCGGCTGGGGCTGATGACCCCCGCCAGCCCCTGGCGACGGCGACATGGCTGGGCCCAAGTGGTGCGCCGTGCCGCCCTGTGCCCACGCCGCGCCCGCATGGGCGGCCCCTTGGTGCACCAGGCGAGCGTGGAAGCCGCCGCTGCCACCGCCGTCGTCTCGGCCAGTGCTGCCACCGCCCGCCTTGCCGTGTTCCAAGTGTGGGCCGCCGGCCCAGTCGCCACCGCCGCCTCCTCCCGTGGGTAGCCATTGGGGGTGCGCTAGGCCCACGGGGTggcccgcgcccgcgcccagCCACTCGTGGTGCATCAGCTTCTGCACTTCGCGGTACGCGGCGCCCGCGTGCAGCCGCTCGGCGGCCGCTGCCGCCGCTGCTGCCGCCGCGGCGTCCGGGTGCATGAGCGGCCCAGTGCCCCCGGCTCCGCCGCCGGGGCCCCGCGGCAGGTACTGCGCGGTAGTGGCCATGCCGCCCCGCGCCCTgcgccgcgccgccgccgccgccgccgccgctgccgctctGCTCCGTCTGCGGACCCCGCCGCCGCGCTCCGCGGGCTTAAAGCCGGGACCCGCTCGGCGCTCCGGAGCCCCACCCTACCCGCCGCCCATTGGCTGCCCGCGGAGCCGCCTCCCGCCCCCCCTCGGCCCCGGCCCCCGCCCCCCGCGCCAGCCTGCCGCTCGGCCCGGCCGCCCGGAGCTTGCCATTGGGCCTCGCTCCCGGGGTCCCGCGCGCCGGCCGTGCTGATTGGCTGCTGGGGCTTCATTCACTGCCCCTACAGTCAGCGTACACTCTCACGCCTCGGGGGCGCGGCCGCCACGTGGGGAGTGGCGCGGGGGTGGCACTGGGACCGCACCCCCTCTCATCCTGGCTGCGTGGGCCCGGCTTTCCCTCGGCAATGGAGATTCCGAGCCCGGGCAGTCCAACACTCCGCGCGTGCCTAATTCCCTCCTGGGTCCCGCCGGGGCGTCCAGAGGCAACGGCTGGGATTGCGGGCTCCGGGAGGCGCTCGGGCTCCGAGAAGCGGCTCAGCCCCGCTTTCCTCCCTTCTCAGTACCGCTGCCGGCGGGTCAGGATTCCCGCGGGTCTCGGCGGCTGCGAGCGGGAGGCGGTGCGGGTCCCCAGCTCGGCTCTGGTACGGCTGCTTACCTCGCCCGCGTCTCCTCCCGCAGTTTCCAGGGGGCACAGAGCTCTTCTCCGCGCCTCCCCGGACCGGTCTCGGTTTTCCTTGTTCTCCCTCTAGACCCAACGTCACAACTCCGCCGGACCTCCGCGGTCCCGAGAGCGCGCGGCGCGGACAGAACTGGACCGGCCCCGGCTTCACTCCTCGAGCACGCACCGCTTTCCCCGGTACCTCGGCCCAGGTGAGTACCGCGTGGACGGCTGGGAACCGGCGGCGGGAGGCAGCGGTGCTACGGGAAGATAGGAAGCTCCTGTATCCGGGCTGCGTTCCGGGGTCCGGAATGAGAGGACTTcgaggtggaggctgtggctccaGGGAAAACGCCCTTGGCTGGGATGGTGGACACTGGGCCGAGGGGTACCTGTCTCGCGCCGCTGAAGCCTTCTCGCCCTTTCTCCAAGCCTGAAGGGCTCATTGGCCGGGGTCACGCCCCGGGAAACTTGCTGGAGGTGAGCAGTGGAATGGACTCAAGGAAAGGCGGCTGGCACTTGAGCGTGCATGCAGGGAGCTGTCCAGCTTCTAATGGGCCCTGGGCTGGAGTTTAGCTGGATTTGCCTGGGGCTGCTGAAAAGGGAGTTGGGTGAGGAGCCCCTGTTGGAGAGGCAGGGTGTGGAATTTGGGTACCTCTTCATCCCTCCAAGTCTAGGAGGACTCCCCAAAGCATCCGGAGTGGACTTGGACCTCTGCTGCAGCCCAGTCTGTGACTCTTAACCCCAAGTTGGCCCCAGGCTGTGTGTGAATGAGCTGTAGTCTCTCCTCTTCCCCAGACTTGGGGTTCCAGGGAGTCTTCCAGCTGCTGGCCCGACCCCATTTTCCTCCTCAATCTAGCCTTCAATGGATTGACATATTCCAGGGCCCTGGCATCCCAGATCACAGAACAGAGCTGGGGGCCCAGCCAGTGTCCCACTGGATAAATCAGGACTGTGTAATAAAGCCTCAGCTGGAAGGTGTGTGGAGAAGGGTGACTGGGGGCTCAGGTAGATGCAGCTGCAGTGGAGATGGTTCTAAGGTGGTGGGGGCATAGTTGACAGTGACAAGTGTCATCCTGGGCACAGACTGTGCTCATCTGGGCCCTGAATGCCGCCCTAGGACCAGCCTCTGGCTAGTGCCCAAGGGATGGAGTAGGACAAGGCAGGGACCTTGGCTGACCATTGGCCACTGTCCTGAGCAGGCCCCTCAGGCACCACCCTAGCTGCAGGAGCTGCGATGGTGCCCTGTGTCTGAATCCATGTAGGGATGCTAGGTTTCACAGGACTCGCATAGGAAGTGGTCACCTTGAGGCAGCACAGGACCTCCTGGTTCACTCACCTCTCTGGTCCCTCTCCCAagccctggaggtaggaccaaagCTGGGATGCCCATAGTGAAGGCTTCTCTCATGCCAGCTGTAGCCAGACCTGCATGACATTGACTCTTGGGCTGCCAACCCAGAGCTGCCACTATCCTACTGGACAAGAGTCCAGTCTCTCTAGCCCTTGATTTTCCTATCTGTCAATTGGGCATAGCACTAAGGTAAGTCAGAGGGTGGTATGAGACAATGAGGATGAAGAGCTCTCAGTAAGGGCTTGTTGCTCTGGGTATTTCTATTGCTATTGCCCCATGAATGGGCAAGTTTCTCTCTTCTAACTaaatttcagtttcctcatccctaGAGTGAGGTTGCAGAAGTTTGGACCAGTTGATCTCTAAGGTCCTTCCAGCTCTGATGGTCTATGATTCAATGAATCTGTCCCAGTTCCTGTTGGAGGAAGAGAAATGTCTGGGCATTAGACAGGTGTTGTGATGTCCTGCCTTTGGAATTGTCACTGAGACTTGAAGAACAATGACCAGTGGGCACGGTGTTTTACAAAGTGCTTTTACATTCATCATTCCATCTGTGCCTCTCAGCCCCATGAGAAAACAGTGCAGTTATTACTCCCAGGGCATAGTTGAGGGAACTGAGACCTGTCTAAGGGTGCAGAACCCATGGGGGCCCCGCTTCTCGTTGTTCTCCCTGCTGCTGTGGGATGGGGGAGGGTACCTGTGGAGGTGGCTGGTTTGGCCATCACAGCAGAGAGAGCCCATGGCCCTGTCTCTGGTAGCTCTCCTGGGGCAGGCCAGGGTCAGCTGGAGCTCCCGAGGCTGTGTTCCCAGGCCTATGCTGAATTGAGGGTCGTCTGCAGCAAAGCAACAGCTGGGCTCCCAGCTTACCAGCATATGAGCCCAGCAAATCTCAATCCCAGCCCCATTATACCGATCAGTAGGTGTGTGACTTTGTGCAAGTTGCTTTCTTTACCTgcttgagcttcagtttcttcatcataaaatagggacaataatACCTGCTCCTCAGGATTGCTGTGAGGTTACAAGGATGAAATAAAccaactgccgttgagtcggtgcCGActaatggcaagcccatgtgtgacacagtagaactgagctccccaGGATTTTCGgtggctgactttttagaagtagatccacagacccttcttccaaggtgcctctgggtggactcaaactgccaactgagcagctgaatgtgttaaccgtttgcaccattcagggactcacAAGGATGAAATACAGCATGTTAGACACCCACTGCATGTCAGAGACTTTCTCTGCGGTGAGCAGCAGTGTGAACTAGGAGAGGGTAAAATTTCTTTCTCAGCTTTGGACTCTTTAGACTCTATACAAGATACGGGCTTGGTCTTGAATCAAAGCTTCCTTGTGTTTGAGAGCTATGTTTCCTCCAAGAAATCTGGACATCCTCCTTACTCTTGCTCCCACAGATTCTGTGTGGGATACTGGGGCTGTGACATGGCCATTGGTAGCCCCTCTCCCCAGGAGTGCCACTCGCACAGACTGCAGAGAACTTGTCCTCAGACCCACCACACACAATCACAGGGGCACACGCGGAAGCCGGAACCCACCTGCCCCTTGCTGACACGGAATGGTTCAGACATGCGAACGAATGTGCATTCATGCACACATCACACAGATATACACATGCAACCTAGCACATGTTCACAACAGGGACACGAGGACTCACACCATTAGGCTGATCGCTGTAGTCACAGATAACAACACACAATGAGAAAGACAGACATGTCTAAATGGGAAAATGCATAGAACTCACAAGTAAGCTGCAATAGGCTCAAATAGGCATTCCTTCACTGACGCTGTTCTACACAGGACCTCTAGGCCCTCAGGGTGGAAAACGTGGGAACTCTTAGCTGGCTTGCCGATTTACAAGCATAGGCACACCCTCGTATTTGCACACAGAGTAGGCACATAAGCTCTCTGACCCAGAAGCACACAGATACAGAGGCCCACCCCCCTCACATCACAAACATCCAAACATGCACGCACACACCCTGTAGGAATGAACAGGTTTGCACAAGGGACAGAAAGCAGAGGAAGGGATGTGCCCAAGCCAGAGTTTGGTCCCCACAGTTCAGCAATGCTAACTCCAAGGAAGCACGGAAGCCCTTTTTATCCTATATTTGTTTTCGTTTTCGTTGTTTGTGGAGGGCAGTTCCCAGCCAGGCCGACGCCAGACTCAGAAGCTCCCAGGCCTCTGTCCCCAGCAGGGCCCCTGCCCAGCCTGCCCCCAGGCCAGGAGCTGCTGGGGTTTCCCAGAGCGGCATGGCCTCTGCCAGGCCCTGGAGTGTGACTGAACGCCTGCTCATTTGACACAGGTCACCGAGCCTCCAGCAGATGGGGCCCTCGCTGTGGGGGGTCTGAGATCGAGGGGCTGAAGGGGCAGGGGGTGGTAGTGGGGGAGGCTGTACAGCTCTAGCTGCACACGCTCTGTAAAGCCCTGGGTCACAGATGCAAACCTCCCTGATCCACGGTCACGTTCTGCCTGATAGGCCCAGGCACACAGCCACACTCATGGGGAGTCACCATCAGTCTCCCCCCGGCCATATACTCACCCTGGCATTCCAGACACACATCCCAGACAGGCGAGCCTACACAATGCCACACCAAGCCCACAtctgggagggagaagagaggggCAGTCTTGCTGAGAATCTCCTGCAGGCAGCTGGGTCCGGCTGCTTCCCCCTCTGAACCCTTGGCCAGTCAGCTCTCTGAGTCTGGGAAGCGTTGAGAGCAGATGGAGCTGCAGAGCCAAGGCCTTTTCAGTTCTGAGGAAGACAGGCCCAGGACACTCACCTGGGTTCTTTGCAAGCCAGGACTGCTGACAAGAGCTAGCGAGAGGAAGAGTCAGGGGCCACGCAGAGGGCTGCTGGAGGAGTTGCTGTCTTGGGGTGCCTTCCTGTGTGTGTGGGCTTTGAGTCTTTGTCAGAGGCTAGCTGGGTCAGccccggggcggggggcggcggggggtggAGCACGGTGGGAGGCAGCTCTCAGgtctcccttcctttcccttctgtTAGTCTTTTCCGGTTGCTGTtgaccctgactcacggtgaccccatgtgtgtcagagctgtaccccatagtattttcaacggttggtttttcagaagtatgtCATCAGaactgtcttctgaggagcctcttaGTGGATGAAAACCTGCAATCATtcaggttagcagtggagcaacttcaccgtttgtaccacccagggacctcctcaTGTCCTTGATCTTGTGTTTGCAGAGTGCCAAGGGTCTGAGTTCCATCCTGGCCCTGACGCAGGCCTGCTGGATGGCATTGGACCAGTCAGTCTCAGCTTCCTAATCTCTGTGAACCTCAGTGTCCTCTTAAGTAAACTGAGCTGGCTGGTCTCTGTTGAGCTGCTTGGGAAGGTGGAATGAAACCACTGCCCTGGTGAAAACTTGGAAAGGGCAAGTTCGACTTGGTTTTTCTCCCAGGCTGACTAGGGATGAGTAAGATGCTGTACGATCAGGAGGAGAACCTGCTCCCTCCCCCAGCTAGCTCTTTCTAAATAGTGTCAGGAGTGGCTACACCCACTGGGGTTgccgccctctgggctctgggctGGAATGTGATTTTGACCGAAGAGTCTGGCAGGGTCTGGGCTATCACGGAGTCCCAGCCTGGGGCTGTGCCAGGGTCATCTTGTCCATCCTACCTCGGTGCAGGTTAGTCCCAGCTACACAACCACACGGATGAAGActgcaatggtggttcagtggtagaactcttgccttcccTACGGGAGAACAGCTTTGATTCCTGGCCGATGCCCCTCAtgcgtagccaccacccatctgtcaggggaggcttacATGtgtctatgatgctgaacaggttacagcagaacttccagctaggactaggaagaaagtcctgacaatctacttctgaaaaacttgccagtgaaaaccctatgggtcacagctGTCTGA
This region includes:
- the POU3F1 gene encoding POU domain, class 3, transcription factor 1, whose amino-acid sequence is MATTAQYLPRGPGGGAGGTGPLMHPDAAAAAAAAAAAERLHAGAAYREVQKLMHHEWLGAGAGHPVGLAHPQWLPTGGGGGGDWAGGPHLEHGKAGGGSTGRDDGGGSGGFHARLVHQGAAHAGAAWAQGGTAHHLGPAMSPSPGAGGGHQPQPLGLYAQAAYPGGGGGGLAGMLAAGGGGAGPGMHHALHEDGHEAQLEPSPPPHLGAHGHAHGHAHAGGLHAAAAHLHPGAGGGGSSVGEHSDEDAPSSDDLEQFAKQFKQRRIKLGFTQADVGLALGTLYGNVFSQTTICRFEALQLSFKNMCKLKPLLNKWLEETDSSSGSPTNLDKIAAQGRKRKKRTSIEVGVKGALESHFLKCPKPSAHEITGLADSLQLEKEVVRVWFCNRRQKEKRMTPAAGTGHPPMDDVYAPGELGPGGGGASPPSAPPPPPPAALHHHHHHTLPGSVQ